A genomic region of Candidatus Cybelea sp. contains the following coding sequences:
- a CDS encoding sulfite exporter TauE/SafE family protein produces the protein MIWSYVVVGFIVGACTAYSGVGAGAITTPLLIFLGVGTDKAIGSDLLFALGTRLVAMIAHVQKRTVQVSVLWRLSIGGLPGAIIGVALSVWLHKHLDIRQLEHTLRLAVAGALLISAAGIIFNRRLAGDFSDTAANKLPTLRLALIGFFVGITVSITSIGAGSLTLPLLLLVAPVVALRRLVGTDLAFAVVVLVPSLLGHWKIGDVNPMIAGSLLLGSIPGVFVGAHFVTRLPERWFRGALACLLVIVALFLLPIGAPHS, from the coding sequence TTGATTTGGAGCTACGTGGTTGTCGGCTTCATCGTCGGAGCCTGCACAGCGTATAGCGGCGTCGGGGCGGGTGCCATCACGACGCCGCTGCTCATCTTCCTCGGGGTCGGCACGGACAAGGCAATCGGTTCTGACCTGCTCTTCGCGCTTGGTACGCGGCTCGTTGCCATGATCGCACACGTGCAGAAACGGACGGTGCAGGTTTCCGTCCTTTGGCGGCTCTCGATCGGCGGGCTCCCGGGGGCGATCATCGGCGTTGCGCTCAGCGTTTGGCTGCACAAGCACCTCGATATCCGGCAGCTCGAACACACGTTGCGGCTTGCGGTCGCCGGCGCACTGCTGATCTCGGCGGCCGGAATCATCTTCAATCGCAGGCTCGCCGGCGATTTCTCCGATACGGCCGCGAACAAGCTTCCCACCCTGCGGCTCGCACTGATCGGGTTCTTTGTTGGGATTACGGTCAGCATTACGTCGATCGGCGCCGGGTCGCTGACGCTTCCGCTCTTGCTGTTGGTTGCGCCGGTCGTTGCGCTGCGCCGCCTCGTCGGAACGGATCTCGCCTTCGCCGTCGTCGTCCTCGTACCGTCACTGCTCGGTCACTGGAAGATCGGGGACGTCAATCCGATGATCGCCGGGTCGTTGCTGCTTGGCTCGATACCGGGCGTCTTCGTCGGAGCGCACTTTGTAACGCGGCTGCCGGAACGGTGGTTCCGCGGCGCGCTGGCGTGCCTGCTCGTGATCGTCGCGCTCTTCCTTCTGCCGATCGGCGCGCCGCACTCCTAG
- a CDS encoding sugar phosphate nucleotidyltransferase produces the protein MKGVILAGGLGSRLRPLTKVTNKHLLPVYDRPMIYYPLHTLCSAGIRDIMIVTGGGSAGDFLRLLGNGAEFGLHDIYYTYQEGEGGIADALRLAEHFAEGERIVVVLGDNLLQESIAPYVERFRAQPSGARILLKAVADPSRFGVPVLDGEQIVAIEEKPAEPKSSYAVTGIYMFDRRVFEFIRTLVPSQRGELEIVDVHNRYIAQGDLHYDVLEGWWTDAGTFESLFRANELVAKERAPRLRS, from the coding sequence GCTCGGCAGCCGTCTGCGCCCGCTGACGAAGGTGACCAACAAACATCTTCTGCCGGTCTACGACCGCCCGATGATCTACTATCCGCTGCACACGCTCTGTTCGGCGGGCATTCGCGACATCATGATCGTCACCGGGGGCGGCTCCGCCGGCGACTTCCTCCGCTTGCTGGGAAACGGCGCGGAGTTCGGCCTGCACGACATCTACTACACGTATCAGGAAGGCGAAGGCGGCATCGCCGACGCGCTCCGTCTCGCCGAGCACTTCGCCGAGGGCGAACGGATCGTCGTCGTTCTGGGAGACAATTTGCTTCAGGAGAGCATCGCACCGTATGTGGAGCGCTTCCGCGCCCAGCCTTCCGGCGCGCGCATTCTGCTCAAGGCGGTCGCCGACCCCAGCCGCTTCGGCGTTCCGGTGCTCGATGGAGAGCAGATCGTCGCGATCGAGGAGAAGCCGGCCGAACCGAAGAGCTCCTATGCCGTGACGGGTATCTATATGTTCGACCGCCGCGTCTTCGAGTTCATTCGTACGCTCGTGCCTTCGCAGCGTGGCGAGCTGGAGATCGTCGACGTGCACAATCGTTACATCGCGCAGGGCGATCTGCACTACGACGTTCTCGAAGGATGGTGGACCGACGCGGGAACCTTTGAGAGCCTCTTCCGCGCCAACGAACTCGTCGCGAAGGAGCGAGCGCCCCGCCTGCGCTCCTAG